The Populus trichocarpa isolate Nisqually-1 chromosome 11, P.trichocarpa_v4.1, whole genome shotgun sequence genome has a segment encoding these proteins:
- the LOC7485430 gene encoding CRIB domain-containing protein RIC10 → MATKIKGLCKGFKYISQIFVVKEREMEIGCPTDVKHVAHIGWDGTSGNAPSWMSEFKTPPDFSTTTVANPRDSNSVTFSPWSSQDFDESMGHQTMPNVFNDIPPSDLPNVPKKPKTRKKKTSSSSPNYSSSSTSRISRKTKQKAMQYELESTPEVQVQ, encoded by the exons ATGGCAACCAAAATCAAAGGGCTCTGTAAGGGGTTTAAGTACATCTCGCAAATCTTTG TGGTGAAGGAACGAGAGATGGAAATTGGGTGTCCAACAGATGTCAAGCATGTGGCGCATATAGGGTGGGATGGCACTTCTGGCAATGCACCCAGTTGG ATGAGTGAATTCAAGACACCTCCTGACTTCTCAACAACCACTGTTGCTAATCCAAGAGATTCTAATTCTGTTACTTTCTCCCCATGGTCCTCTCAAG ATTTTGATGAATCTATGGGTCATCAAACTATGCCTAACGTGTTCAATGACATTCCACCTTCGGATCTTCCAAATGTTCCCAAGAAACCGAAAACTAGGAAAAAGAAGACAAGTTCTTCCTCTCCTAATTATTCTTCATCTTCGACATCAAGAATTTCCCGGAAAACGAAGCAGAAGGCTATGCAATATGAGCTTGAGTCAACACCAGAGGTACAAGTACAGTAA
- the LOC7485534 gene encoding thiamine thiazole synthase 2, chloroplastic has protein sequence MATTLTPYLSANLKSSFLDNKSSFHGTPITTTTRFTPIKSTSPAISMSLTQPSYDLQSFKFQPIKESIVSREMTRRYMTDMVTYADTDVVIVGAGSAGLSCAYELSKNPSVRVAIIEQSVSPGGGAWLGGQLFSAMIVRKPAHRFLDELEIEYDEADNYVVIKHAALFTSTIMSKLLARPNVKLFNAVAAEDLIVKGGRVSGVVTNWALVSMNHNTQSCMDPNVMEAKVVVSSCGHDGPFGATGVKRLKSIGMIDSVPGMKALDMNAAEDAIVRLTREIVPGMIVTGMEVAEIDGAPRMGPTFGAMMISGQKAAHLALKALGQPNALDGTFSLQPELVLAAAEAGDTVDA, from the exons ATGGCCACTACCCTTACCCCCTATCTATCTGCAAACCTCAAGTCCTCTTTCTTGGACAACAAATCATCCTTCCATGGCACACCTATCACAACTACTACACGTTTCACTCCCATAAAATCCACCTCTCCTGCCATTTCCATGTCCTTAACACAACCTTCATATGATCTTCAGTCCTTTAAGTTCCAGCCCATCAAAGAATCCATCGTCTCACGTGAAATGACCCGTCGTTACATGACAGACATGGTTACTTATGCAGACACTGACGTTGTCATTGTTGGTGCTGGCTCTGCTGGTCTTTCTTGTGCTTATGAGCTCAGCAAGAACCCTTCAGTTCGTGTTGCTATAATTGAGCAATCAGTTAGCCCTGGAGGTGGTGCATGGCTTGGTGGCCAGTTATTTTCAGCTATGATTGTGCGTAAACCAGCTCATAGATTTCTTGATGAGCttgaaattgaatatgatgaggCAGATAACTATGTGGTTATCAAGCATGCAGCTCTGTTCACCTCGACAATCATGAGCAAACTCTTGGCTAGGCCTAATGTGAAGCTGTTCAATGCTGTGGCAGCAGAGGATTTAATAGTGAAAGGAGGGAGAGTTTCTGGTGTGGTTACTAACTGGGCTTTAGTGTCTATGAACCATAACACTCAATCTTGCATGGACCCTAATGTTATGGAGGCTAAGGTTGTGGTTAGTTCTTGTGGACATGACGGGCCTTTTGGAGCTACTGGTGTTAAGAGATTGAAGAGTATTGGCATGATTGATAGTGTTCCTGGAATGAAAGCACTCGACATGAACGCTGCTGAAGATGCAATTGTTAGACTTACAAGAGAGATTGTGCCTGGTATGATTGTTACAGGCATGGAAGTTGCAGAAATTGATGGAGCACCAAGAATG GGTCCAACATTTGGGGCAATGATGATCTCAGGGCAGAAGGCTGCACACTTGGCTTTGAAGGCTTTGGGGCAGCCAAATGCCCTAGACGGGACATTCAGTCTACAGCCAGAGCTTGTGCTTGCTGCTGCTGAGGCCGGGGATACTGTTGATGCATGA
- the LOC7485431 gene encoding pectinesterase produces MEKANTATMATMNTPLLATPKTSRRKTICLVLSMVAILSSTTLVTMRYYTKTDPSSPPGLLQNLCDHAYDQESCLAVVSQIASNTSTKMSQVGLLQLLLGKSTPHIQNTIEKAKVIHSRINDAREQAALGDCVELMEISKYRIKDTIVALERVTSKSHANALTWLSSVLTNHDTCLDGLNGPARSTMEPDLNDLILRARTSLAILAAISPSKENNDIFSLKEDFPSWLPSMDRKLLVALPKDINADVTVAKDGSGKYKTVKEAVASAPDNGKTRYVIYVKKGTYKENVEVGKKKKNVMLVGDGMDSTIITGSLNVVDGSTTFNSATVAAVGDGFIAQDIWFQNTAGPEKHQAVALRVGADQSVINRCRIDAYQDTLYTHSLRQFYRDSYITGTVDFIFGNAAVVLQNCKLVPRKPMSGQKNMVTAQGRTDPNQNTGTSIQKCDIIASSDLTPVKSSFKSFLGRPWKEYSRTVVMQSNIGDLIDPAGWSAWDGEFALKTLYYGEYLNQGAGAGTSKRVNWAGYHVITSANEAKKFTVAELIQGGVWLKSTGVSYTEGL; encoded by the exons ATGGAAAAAGCAAACACTGCTACCATGGCAACAATGAATACTCCTCTATTAGCCACCCCCAAAACCTCTCGTCGCAAAACTATATGTCTAGTTCTCTCCATGGTTGCAATCTTAAGCTCAACCACACTAGTTACCATGCGCTATTACACAAAAACTGACCCCTCTTCCCCTCCTGGCCTATTGCAAAACTTATGTGACCATGCATATGACCAAGAATCATGCCTAGCCGTGGTCTCACAAATAGCTTCAAACACATCCACTAAAATGAGCCAAGTCGGTCTACTTCAGCTCTTGTTAGGAAAATCCACACCCCACATACAAAATACTATTGAAAAGGCCAAGGTTATTCACAGTCGGATCAATGATGCTAGAGAACAAGCGGCCCTAGGAGATTGTGTGGAGCTGATGGAGATCTCCAAGTACAGAATCAAGGACACAATAGTTGCTCTTGAAAGAGTTACATCCAAATCCCATGCAAATGCTCTTACGTGGCTTAGCAGTGTCCTCACCAACCATGATACATGCTTAGATGGGCTAAATGGTCCAGCCAGGTCCACAATGGAGCCAGACCTCAATGACCTGATATTGAGAGCGAGAACTTCTCTAGCCATACTAGCTGCAATTTCACCCTCGAAAGAAAATAATGACATCTTTTCATTGAAAGAAGATTTTCCATCATGGCTACCTAGTATGGATAGAAAGCTTCTAGTTGCTCTGCCAAAGGACATCAACGCTGATGTTACAGTGGCTAAAGATGGGAGTGGTAAGTACAAGACTGTGAAAGAGGCTGTGGCATCAGCACCAGATAATGGCAAGACCAGGTATGTTATTTATGTGAAGAAGGGGACATATAAGGAGAATGTTGAagtgggaaagaaaaagaagaacgtGATGCTTGTTGGTGATGGCATGGATTCCACTATCATTACTGGTAGTTTGAATGTTGTTGATGGGTCTACAACATTCAACTCTGCCACTGTAG CTGCTGTTGGTGATGGATTCATAGCCCAGGACATTTGGTTCCAAAACACCGCTGGCCCAGAGAAGCATCAAGCGGTGGCCCTCCGCGTCGGAGCTGATCAATCAGTGATTAACCGATGCCGCATTGATGCCTATCAAGACACCCTCTATACCCACAGCCTCCGGCAATTCTACAGAGATAGCTATATTACTGGCACAGTGGACTTCATCTTCGGCAATGCTGCTGTGGTGCTCCAAAACTGCAAGCTTGTACCACGAAAGCCCATGAGTGGACAAAAGAACATGGTAACAGCCCAAGGAAGAACTGACCCAAACCAAAACACTGGGACATCAATCCAGAAATGTGACATTATAGCAAGCTCTGATCTTACGCCTGTTAAGAGCTCATTCAAATCATTCTTGGGCCGTCCATGGAAGGAGTACTCAAGGACTGTTGTAATGCAGTCCAATATTGGTGACCTTATTGATCCAGCTGGGTGGTCAGCGTGGGATGGGGAGTTTGCCCTAAAGACTTTGTATTATGGTGAGTATTTGAACCAGGGAGCAGGTGCTGGTACTAGTAAAAGAGTGAATTGGGCAGGTTATCATGTCATTACTAGTGCTAATGAGGCCAAGAAATTCACGGTGGCTGAGTTGATACAAGGAGGGGTTTGGTTGAAGTCTACTGGAGTTTCTTATACAGAAGGGCTGTGA
- the LOC7485429 gene encoding uncharacterized protein LOC7485429, whose protein sequence is MGSSKRFCCGLKICVLVTFVLLVIISVVLVTLYFTVFKPKEPKINPQPVILESIRWIIFPIQMLNITLGMVITVENRNYGSFKYQESTAYVSYRGNVVAEAPIEADTIPARGKHNISTTVTMFADKLLSDDNFKRELLQGSILNFTSATTLHGKVILFKLIKAKATSSSTCDISIFVQEQQTESICKSKVGL, encoded by the coding sequence ATGGGAAGCAGTAAAAGGTTCTGCTGTGGTCTAAAAATCTGCGTTCTAGTTACCTTTGTGCTCTTAGTCATTATATCCGTGGTTTTAGTTACCTTGTATTTTACAGTTTTCAAGCCTAAAGAACCAAAGATTAATCCTCAGCCTGTTATCCTTGAGAGTATTCGTTGGATAATCTTTCCAATACAGATGTTAAATATTACATTAGGCATGGTAATCACAGTCGAAAATCGAAACTATGGAAGCTTCAAATACCAGGAGAGTACAGCTTATGTGAGTTACAGGGGGAATGTCGTCGCCGAAGCTCCGATCGAAGCTGACACTATTCCTGCTCGAGGGAAACATAATATAAGCACAACTGTGACAATGTTTGCGGATAAGTTGTTATCGGATGATAATTTCAAGAGAGAGTTGCTACAAGGGTCGATCTTGAATTTTACTTCAGCAACAACCTTGCATGGTAAGGTTATCTTGTTCAAGTTGATCAAGGCAAAAGCCACTAGTTCAAGCACTTGTGACATCTCTATCTTTGTCCAAGAGCAGCAAACGGAGTCCATTTGCAAATCCAAAGTCGGCTTATAA
- the LOC7485432 gene encoding nuclear transport factor 2B: MAWPVGGGEGNHFNTEMERCHVQEQVEVVGKAFVDHYYNLFDNDRSSLASLYQPTSMLTFEGQKIVGVEDISCKLNNLPFGNCKHIISTIDSQPSAHGGGIVVFVSGSLQLPGEEHHLRFSQMFHLIPTQDGCFFVQNDFFRLNYG, encoded by the exons ATGGCATGGCCTGTTGGTGGCGGAGAAGGGAATCACTTCAATACGGAGATGGAGAGGTGCCATGTGCAAGAACAGGTTGAAGTGGTGGGGAAGGCATTTGTGGATCATTACTACAACCTTTTCGACAATGATCGATCCTCTCTTGCTTCTCTTTACCAGCCTACCTCCATGCTGACATTTGAGGGTCAGAAGATAGTTGGCGTTGAGGATATCTCCTGTAAGCTAAACAACTTGCCATTTGGTAACTGCAAACATATAATTAGCACCATTGATTCACAGCCCTCAGCTCATGGAGGGGGCATCGTCGTGTTTGTCAGTGGCAGCCTCCAGTTGCCTGGAGAGGAGCATCACCTGAGATTTAGCCAG ATGTTTCACTTGATTCCAACACAAGATGGATGCTTCTTCGTGCAAAATGACTTTTTCCGGCTAAattatggttga